The Rothia sp. SD9660Na DNA segment GCACCAGCAAGCTTTCAGCGCGTACACTAGATATAGTAATCTCTCTTATTTTCACCGCACCAGCCCACGTCGCAACCGTTTCGCACACGGGTAAAGGGCTTAGAAACACTTAATAAGGAAAACGTGACCACGCCCCGTTCCCACCAGTCACCAGATTCTGACGACCAGAAGCCCACCACCGCCGACGACGCCACAGAAGCTTTCCCTTCCCCCGCTGCCGAGGGCGCTACCAATGATGCAACCGAAGCTATGCCGCTAGCTAACGGTTACGAGTACGTGACTGAAGATAGCGGGAGCACCCGTACTGTTGTAGATACGGACGACGACTCTCTGGCCTTTGGTCTCATGCGCAACGGCGACGTCGTTGAGAAACTCACCCGGGAAGAGCGACGGGCAGACAGGGCTGCCGAAAAGGCCGCAGCTAAAGAAGCTGAACGGGCAGAAGAGGCCCGCAGGCAGGCGACTCTTGCCGCAGCGGCGGCCGCAGCGGCTGAACGTGATCAGCTGAACCCCCGCCATGCGGAAGAGGAGCAGGAAGAACGCAAGACCGGGTCAAAGGTCTTTTTTGTCGGTTCCGCGGTGCTCACGGCAGCCGCTATCGCCCTAGTCGCCGCTTTCTTACTACCCCTCAACGACGAAAGCTCTCAACAAACCATGGTAGAGGCGACCCCGACACCCACGGTAGCAGAGACCAGCTCCGCGGCTGCAGAAAGTTCAACGGCGGCACCCGTTCCTAGTTTTAACACCAAGGCACCGACTGTCACGGAACAAGACGGCGGTACCGAAGAGCCGGTCGCCCCCGGCAGTGTTCTTTACGCACCGACCGAAGAAGCTCCTGTGGTTGAGCAGGCTGCTGAGCCTACAGCAGCTGAGACAGTCATCGAAGCTACCGAACCGGCTCCCGTAGAAGAGACGCCGGTAGCAGAAGAAACCCTGGTTTTTGAGCCGACCGAGGTGGCTACTGATCCGGGCGAAGTTGTAGCTCCTGATGACGCTGCACCTGCCGAAGAACCGGACCGTTCCGTTGAAACTGCCGCTACCGATACTGCTAGCGCAGCGAGCCTATCTACCGCTTGGGCCGCGGACGGCAGTAGCGTAGACCCCACCCTAGCGGCAACTACCAGCCCCTAGCCGCGCGCGGCGGGGCGGGCGTCCGCACCGGTCTTAACCGGTAGGTAGCATTAGCAGGGGCACCTGCGTTTCCTCAAGTGTGAGAGACCCATGCTGACCCACCATCTGCAGGGCATGGGGCTTGTAATGCCGCATGTCGTAGAGGGCGATTGGTTGGCGGGCAGCCACGATAATATCGCCGATACGGCGACGGGCCTCGTCGGTTACCGGCTGACCAAAATAACCGGCATCGAACAGGTCTTCTGAGTCAAAGACCCAGGCCTGGTCGCCCCAGGTCTCTGCCCACCGGCCCAGGGCGTCCTGGCGGGCAGAAGCACAGGCGTCCTTTAGGTAGAGCTGCACCATGCGGGGTTCGCCCGCCGTCAGCTCAATATTATCCAGCAGAGCCGTATCGCCCGAGTAATCAATGCGGTTCTCAGGGGCGATATCGACCATGCCGTGATCTGCCGTCACCAGCAGTAGTACATGCGGGGGCAGCCTGCGAGCCAGCGACTTCAGCGCGAGGTTCAGCTCTTCAAGCTGCTCTAGCCACTGGTCAGACCGGGTACCAAACTTATGCCCGGCCTGGTCAATTTCTCCCCAGTAGAGGTAGACCAGGGAGGGCTTACGGGAGTTCAACAGGCTAGCGGCCAGGGTGGTACGGGCAGCATACCCGGCTGCGTGTACGAAGCGTCCGCCCCGCAGACCCGCTTCGCTCAAACCGGTGCCCGCATACTTGCTCAGCGATACTGTCGCTACATCCAGGTGGTTTTGGTAGCGCTCAAAGACCGTGGGATGGGGCTGCCACTGGTGGGGGTCAACGGCTTTATCCCAACCCGACAGCTGGTTCATCACGGCCCCGGTGGCCGGGTTTTTCACCTCGTACCCGGCCATGCCGTGGTAGCCCGGCGGGGTGGCTGTTCCCAGGCTGCTGAGTGAAGCCACCGTGGTTGAGGGGAGGGCCGAGTGAATCGGGCCGAGCTGGGTGGCCTTTTTCAAGAAGGGGGCGTAGGAGCTGTAGGCATTCAGCAGGCTCTGCCCCAGCCCATCGACCATGACCAGGCAAACGCTGCGGTAGCGGGTAGGGTCAACCCCGGCGGCGCGCAGGCGGTCTGCCAGGCCGAGCAGGTCATGACGTCCTGCCCCGTGTAGGGGGTGCGGGTCGGGGATGATAGACCCCTGGGCTACCAGGGTGCCGCAGGATTCGAAGAGGTCAGCTAGGTTGTTGCCGCCGTAGCCGGGTTCGGTGGGTAGGGCGTTACCGCAGTAATCGGTCAGGACGCTCATCTTAGGCCCCTGTCTGCGCGGAGCCGCCTGCCGGGGCGGCTACCTGGTTCATAGCTGCCATGTGGGCAGAGCGCAGTGCGCGGGCGAAGCTCCTAGCCTGGACGGTCGTGTATTCCCCATCGGCCGGGGTACTCACGCGCAGGAATATGTCTTCCCGCGGGCCCATGCCGGTATAGCCGTGGTCGGCATCGCAGGCGGGGTCGGGGCAGTCTGCCGGTTGTACGTCAAGGCGCTGGGAACCTGTCCAGGCGATCAGCATCGAGACTTCTGAAACAGGACTACCGGCTCGGTAGTGCTGGGGCTGCGGGTAGGTATAACTGATGGTCAGGGTTCGAATTCGGCTCACATGCAGGGTCTCAACCGATACGTGGGCAAGAACCTGCTGACCGCTTTCGTCGAGGTTCTGGTCATCCAGGTGGGCAACCAGGAGCATCTGACCGGCCAGCACCAGCACCGTAATGTGGCGGTGTACCTCGTTCTGGTCAAAGTGGGTCTCTACCTGAACCAGGTGCGAGGTAGGTAGCAGCCCCGCCAGGGCTTCATCGACCGTATCGAGGACGAGCTCGGGGTAAAAGCCTGCCTGCTGAATATCCCTGGTGAGGCCTTCGGCTGCGCTGAGTTTCATCGTCTCGTCTCTTTCTAGGGTGAATCTGGCCAGTAGATCTACCCTCCATCTTAGGTCATGGCTAGGTCACACTTAGCTACTCATGGTTCGGCGGGCAGAATCGGTGCGCTGTCGGGGGTTGCCCAGGCGTATCTTGGCGCCCACCACCGTGAGAGTCTCCTGTGAGAGCAGGACGGGGTTGAGCTCAAGGTAGGCAATCTCGGGGTGGTTGTCTTTCATCAGGGCTACCCGGGCGCAGAGGTCTTCGAGCAAATCAACCCGCACCTGGGGCAGGTCGCCGTCGGCAAAGAGCTTAGCTGCTGCCTTGGGCGAGCGCACCATCTTATAGACATCTCGTTCGGTCAGCGGTGGGATGCGGTGGGCCCAGTCTTCCAGCAGGCTGGTGGCATCCCCGGCCATACCGAAAGAGACCACGGGGCCAATCAGGGGGTCTTCGATGCCGGTGAGTACCGCTGTTTGGCCGGCCGGGGCCTGTTTCTGCACGGTGAGGTCGAACCTACCGTAGGGTTCGAGCACGCGGTGCATTTGGGCTATTTCGCTGATGAGTTCGGCGTCGCTTTCGATGCCCAGGCGCACACCGCCCAGGTCTATGCGGTGGCGCAGGAAGTCGTCTGTGGTTTTCAAAACGACCGGGTAGCCGCCTGCCCGGGCAGCGGCCTCAACGGCTTCTTCTGCGGTGTCAAAGCCATATTCGGGTAGCAGGCTAATGCCGTAGTGGGCAAGGAGTTCTTCGGTGGCAGCGGCCGGTACATCGAGCAGGTTCTCACCGCTCACCTGGGTCAAGTGCTGGGCGATGTCAGCGGCCGCAGCCTTGGGGCTAACGTTCTCGGGAGTAGCCAGAACCCCGGTTTCTTTCTCCCGCCACTCCACATAGTCCATGACGCTTGCCAAGGCCAGTATAGAAGCCCCCGGGGACTCAAAGCAGGGTAACCCTTCTTGCAGGACGGGGGTGCTCTCCCCCGCTGTGCCGCGCTCTGCCGGGGCTGGCGTCCGCCCATCCGGGTCTTCCCAGATTCCGCGAAGGGCTGCGTCAAAGCTGAGCGTGCCGGGGAAGGCAGCAACCACGGGTTTTCCGGTGCGCTTGCCTGCGCGGTAAAGGACGCGGGCAACGTCCTTGGGGTCGATAGAGTCGCCGGTGAGGAAGACTCCGATAGCCGCATCAATATCTGATGCTTCGAGGGCGCTGGTTGCCACGTCTTCAAGTACCTCTAGCCCGTCGATACCGTCATCGGTAAGCCTCAGCATGGACTCGGTCACCCGCACATCGATGTTCAGGGCCTCGGATTTGTCGGCGATAATCTGCCCCAGGGCTGAGGCGTTGGAGAGGATAGCCACACGCCGCCCAGCAGGAAGGGGCTGGGAGACCAGCACCTGGGCCACATCGAGCAACTGGTCAAAGGTTTCGGCACTGATAACTCCGGCTTGCTTAAACATGGCGTCCAGCGCTTCAGTAGGGGCGATGGAGGTTCGCCCCGAATGACCGGGAGGGAGCTGCTGGCCGGTCACAGCGTTCTTGGCCACGAGTACGGGCTTAACGCGGGAGAGCCTGCGGGCGATACGGGAGAACTTTCGGGGGTTGCCGATAGATTCAAGGTAGAGGGCGCAGACGCGGGTTGCTTCGTCGTCTTCCCAGTACTGCATGATATCGTTACCCGACACGTCGGCGCGGTTGCCCACTGAGACCAGGGACGATACACCGATATTGCGTTTGACGGCGGTGTTAGAAAACATGGCGCCGATAGCTGAGGACTGGCTAAAGAGGCCAAGGGCGCCGGGTTTGGGGTCCTGGGCGCTGATGGTGGCGTCAAGGCGGACGCCAGGGTCGTTGTTCAGCAGGCCGAAGGAGGCAGGGCCGATGACGCGCATACCGTGGCTACGTGCCGATTTCACCAGAGCTTTTTGACGGGCGCGGCCGCGGGCCCCGTCGTCCGCGTAGCCAGAGGTGTAGATGAGGACACCGCGGACGCCCGCCCCGCCGCAAGCTTCTACGGCTGCGGCTACCTCGGCGATGGGGACGGCGATAATAGCTAAATCTACACGAGCCGGCACTTCACCGATGCAGGGGTAAATAGGTACCTCACCGGCAGGTAGCCGGTCTTCGTTGACGCCGTAGAGGGTGCCGGTGAATCCGCCTGCCACCAGGGTTTTAATCACCTTGTGGCCGTTGGCTTCCCAACGGGGCGCTGTACCGATCACGGCAACGGTGTCTGGGGCAAGGAGCTCGGCAATAGATTTAGCTTCAGCGCGGTGCTCGCGGGCTTCCATCACGCCGCGGGAGCGGTCGGTGGGGTCGATGTTGAAGTAGACCATGACCAGGCCGTCTTCAAATTCGCGGGAAATCTCGTAGCCCGCATCGGTGAAGACATTAAGCATTTTGCGGTTCTGAGGCAGGACTTCGGCGCTGAACCTGTCGATACCGCGCTCGTTAGCAGCTGCTGCGAGGTGTTCTAGCAGGATTGACCCGATACCGCGCCCCTGGTGGGCATCGGAAATCATGAAAGCCACTTCGGCCTCGGTGGGGTTGTGGGTGCGGTCGTAGCGGCCGATACCGATCATTTCATCGCCCAGCATGATGACGAAGGCGACCCTGTTATTGTGATCCACCGTGGTGAACCGGGTCAGTTCTTTGTCGCTCAGGGTGGGCTTGTGAGTGAAGAAGCGTAGGTAGATGGTGCGCTCTGACTGGCCCGCGTACATTTTTTCGAGTGCTGCCCGGTCGGTGGGGACAACGGGGCGCAGGTTGGCGGTAGCTCCGTCGCGCAGGACGACGTCCGCCTCCCAGTGGGCCGGGTAGATGAAGGGGATTTCGTCGGTTGTGGGGTGGGCCGGGTCAGCCGGCGTGAAACGTGGGGCCTGGCCGTCCTGCTCGTAGCGGCCTGCGGGTGCTTCTGATTCAGTCAAGGGGTGCTCCTGGGCGTGCTGGGGGCGCTTTCCCCCCATCATAACGCGATTGAGGCGGAGCTCACAGCCCTATGGTCGCGATCGGCCCTCTCAATGATTAGGGGAAGAATAAGAGCTACTACAGACCCCACTCATTTTTAGTAGCTAGTGTTACTCTCGATGCAGCGGGTAATGGCTTCCTCGTCCCCGGCGTGGGTGATTTCGCAGTTTGCGGTTTCGGCCCCGTTCAGGAACCAGCTCGCTATGAAGTAAAAAAAGACCGCCACCGGAATGCAGAGAATACCCAGGGCAATGCCACCCCAGGCCATACCGGCTGTCTGCCCATAAAAACGGGTGTGCGGGTTACGCTTGCGAGTGCGCAAAGCTTTGATACCCAACACGATAGCAACCACCGCAGGAATGAGAGCCAGCAGGGCAAAAACGCCCGCCATGAGCACTACAAGCCAGCTCACCACGCCCACAGATAGAGCCATGACCGCCTGGTAGTAGCCCCGCCCGCGCTTATCACGCACCATTTCTCCATAGGGGCGGCGGTGGGCGTCTGGCACCCGGTACTGGGCAGGCTCCCCCGGGGTTTCGTGGTCCAGAACAGGAGGCAGAAGGACGCCCGTGCCCGCGGGTGCATGCGGCTGGGGGTAAGCGGGGGGCTGGCTACTCACGGCGTCCTCTTTCTTCCTAAAACCGTTGGCCCACTACTGAGCCTTATCTTATGCTCAGCTTACCAGCACCATCACCCCATATCTAGGCAATAGCCCCGCTTCTACTCACCGTACAGAGGGGAAGAAACGGGGCTAGGGCTTGCTGCTGTTCAGAGGCCTAGGCGGTAACAGCTACCTTTTTCGGAGCAATTTTGAGCAGGGCGGCGCCAATAAAACCAAGCACAACTCCCAGGCCCATGACCAGGGCTGATACGCCAAAGGAAACAACCGAGGTAAAGAGAGAAGCGCGCAAGAAAGAAGCGTCCATCACCAGGTTGCGGCGGGTCTGGAACTCTTCGGCTAGGGCCTCATCGCCGGCCTCTTGAGCTTCGCGCACCATGGCACCCAGCTCGGCATAAGTTTTTCCTTCATAAACGGTACCTTCAGCAGCTGCGGTAACGTGCTGACGAATGGTTTCTGCCTGAGCGTAAGCAGTCAGGGGGCCTTTAACATCCTTACCAGCCAATGCGCCGCCCATAAATTCAGAATCGGCAGGTACGCTAATGCGCTCTTCTGCGAGCTGGTTACTAACTGTAACCCAGACGGTCGCACCTCCAATCAGCATGACGACGGCGGCAAGAATCGATACAAGCCCGGCAAGACGTGACATGGTAGCCCTTTCAAGAAGTGGTGGGTGAGTAATGTCTATTGCTGAACCACCAGCAATATTTTATAACCATGTATTATTTTATCGCCCAACACCCTTTTGTTCCACTTCACATAAAACTTCTTAATCTTCACTTAAAATATTCTATATAACCTTATTGATAAGGTGTTTTAGACTGAATCACCTACACTAAGAGCCCCCTTTAGGGCCATATCGTGCCGCAGCCATATTAGTTCGATACAGGCATCAATATCATTCAGCCTACGGCCAGTAATCTGCTCAAATTTTGCAACCTTATTACGCAAAGTATTCTCGTGGATATAAAGAGCCTAAGCTACGTCTCGGTAGCTACGGCCATGCTCCAAAAACGCCCACACATACATCAGTAGGACTTCACCACCGCCACGACTCTCCCGCACAGAGGCACCAACAACCCCTGTTCTACAACACCCCCGCCAGGGAGTGCACGCAACTGCTAGGCGCCAGCCCCGACTACGCGCATCAAAGTACCCTACACTACCCGACTCCAACAAAGCCAAGACGTGTTCAGCGATTCGGCCTAGCACACCGATTCGATTCTATCCTTACAAACCGTCCTCGAACACTCTTCATAAGATTAGATTCATGTCCACTAGAATGACATCATGCCCTATAGTAATCCTCGCTTAGTCCGTTTATACGACGTGGATAACCCGGACGGAGCAGATCACGACTTTTTCCGTGAACTCGTAAACGAAGTCGAAGCCCCACGAGTGGTGGATCTTGGGTGCGGCACCGGTACCCTCACCGTTACACTTGCTCAGCCAGGACGCGAAGTGCTAGGAATCGACCCTTCGGAAGATATGCTCGACTTCGCGCGGTCCCGTCCCGGCGGGGACACAGTCACTTGGCTTGAAGGGACAGCTGCCGCCATCGAACCTCGAAGTTCTGACGTGGTCATCATGAGCGGAAATGTCGCCATGCACATCCTTGAAGACTGGCCCGAAACCCTGGCCAGCATCGCCGCAGGACTAACCGAGCGCGGAGTAGTCGCCTTCGAGGCACGCAATCCCGAGGCAGCTGCATGGCGCAACTGGAGCGATACCGGTTCAGTACGGGACACGGCGGACGGCAGGCTAATCGAGTCGTGCTCAATTGAAGGGCCCGGTATCACAGGTCGCGTCGTCATGCACATCAGAAACGAGTGGCCTGACGACGGAGATATCGTTGAGGTCAAGCAGGAACCGCAGTTCCGAAGCCACCAGCAGATCCTTGCAGATCTAAAACGTGCTGGACTCACTAACGTTAGCACCTACCGGAACTGGTTGAGGGAACCCTTTACTGGCGGCCCAGGTCAACCACTCATGGTGTTTGTTGCTCGAAAGGATTGAGCGTCCCGCCCCAATGCTACACGTGATGCGCTCCAAGCCGCGGCCACAGAATATCCCATGGGCAGCGACCGCAATGCGACTACCGAGAAACACTGAACCCCTCGAATCCCGCGAAATACCAGGTAAAACACGGAACCCAAGGGGTTCAAATCGCACTCAAATCTTTGCATAAAAGCCCAAGTACGAATGGTGGAGATGCGGGGAATCGAACCCCGGTCCGATGTGGCGTCAACGGGTCTTCTCCGTGCGCAGTTTGTGAAAGCGGTATTTTCGGCTACCTTGCTTGCGCAAACACTTACAAGGCCTAACCTAGCCGTATAAAAGTCCCACCCGGCCCTACGACAAGGACGGGCAGCAGTGGCCTTTTAAACTGATGGTAGGGGCTGAGCCAAAGGCAAGCTCAGGCTACCAGACTGCATCGCTGGGATTATTAGGCAGCGAGTGCGAAGTCAGTGCGCTTAGATTCTGCACTTATTTTTTTGCAGAGGGCGTTAACGAGA contains these protein-coding regions:
- a CDS encoding DUF5998 family protein translates to MKLSAAEGLTRDIQQAGFYPELVLDTVDEALAGLLPTSHLVQVETHFDQNEVHRHITVLVLAGQMLLVAHLDDQNLDESGQQVLAHVSVETLHVSRIRTLTISYTYPQPQHYRAGSPVSEVSMLIAWTGSQRLDVQPADCPDPACDADHGYTGMGPREDIFLRVSTPADGEYTTVQARSFARALRSAHMAAMNQVAAPAGGSAQTGA
- a CDS encoding alkaline phosphatase family protein, translating into MSVLTDYCGNALPTEPGYGGNNLADLFESCGTLVAQGSIIPDPHPLHGAGRHDLLGLADRLRAAGVDPTRYRSVCLVMVDGLGQSLLNAYSSYAPFLKKATQLGPIHSALPSTTVASLSSLGTATPPGYHGMAGYEVKNPATGAVMNQLSGWDKAVDPHQWQPHPTVFERYQNHLDVATVSLSKYAGTGLSEAGLRGGRFVHAAGYAARTTLAASLLNSRKPSLVYLYWGEIDQAGHKFGTRSDQWLEQLEELNLALKSLARRLPPHVLLLVTADHGMVDIAPENRIDYSGDTALLDNIELTAGEPRMVQLYLKDACASARQDALGRWAETWGDQAWVFDSEDLFDAGYFGQPVTDEARRRIGDIIVAARQPIALYDMRHYKPHALQMVGQHGSLTLEETQVPLLMLPTG
- a CDS encoding methyltransferase domain-containing protein, with the protein product MPYSNPRLVRLYDVDNPDGADHDFFRELVNEVEAPRVVDLGCGTGTLTVTLAQPGREVLGIDPSEDMLDFARSRPGGDTVTWLEGTAAAIEPRSSDVVIMSGNVAMHILEDWPETLASIAAGLTERGVVAFEARNPEAAAWRNWSDTGSVRDTADGRLIESCSIEGPGITGRVVMHIRNEWPDDGDIVEVKQEPQFRSHQQILADLKRAGLTNVSTYRNWLREPFTGGPGQPLMVFVARKD
- a CDS encoding aromatic ring-opening dioxygenase LigA, with amino-acid sequence MSRLAGLVSILAAVVMLIGGATVWVTVSNQLAEERISVPADSEFMGGALAGKDVKGPLTAYAQAETIRQHVTAAAEGTVYEGKTYAELGAMVREAQEAGDEALAEEFQTRRNLVMDASFLRASLFTSVVSFGVSALVMGLGVVLGFIGAALLKIAPKKVAVTA
- a CDS encoding DUF4190 domain-containing protein; translated protein: MSSQPPAYPQPHAPAGTGVLLPPVLDHETPGEPAQYRVPDAHRRPYGEMVRDKRGRGYYQAVMALSVGVVSWLVVLMAGVFALLALIPAVVAIVLGIKALRTRKRNPHTRFYGQTAGMAWGGIALGILCIPVAVFFYFIASWFLNGAETANCEITHAGDEEAITRCIESNTSY
- a CDS encoding GNAT family N-acetyltransferase, which codes for MTESEAPAGRYEQDGQAPRFTPADPAHPTTDEIPFIYPAHWEADVVLRDGATANLRPVVPTDRAALEKMYAGQSERTIYLRFFTHKPTLSDKELTRFTTVDHNNRVAFVIMLGDEMIGIGRYDRTHNPTEAEVAFMISDAHQGRGIGSILLEHLAAAANERGIDRFSAEVLPQNRKMLNVFTDAGYEISREFEDGLVMVYFNIDPTDRSRGVMEAREHRAEAKSIAELLAPDTVAVIGTAPRWEANGHKVIKTLVAGGFTGTLYGVNEDRLPAGEVPIYPCIGEVPARVDLAIIAVPIAEVAAAVEACGGAGVRGVLIYTSGYADDGARGRARQKALVKSARSHGMRVIGPASFGLLNNDPGVRLDATISAQDPKPGALGLFSQSSAIGAMFSNTAVKRNIGVSSLVSVGNRADVSGNDIMQYWEDDEATRVCALYLESIGNPRKFSRIARRLSRVKPVLVAKNAVTGQQLPPGHSGRTSIAPTEALDAMFKQAGVISAETFDQLLDVAQVLVSQPLPAGRRVAILSNASALGQIIADKSEALNIDVRVTESMLRLTDDGIDGLEVLEDVATSALEASDIDAAIGVFLTGDSIDPKDVARVLYRAGKRTGKPVVAAFPGTLSFDAALRGIWEDPDGRTPAPAERGTAGESTPVLQEGLPCFESPGASILALASVMDYVEWREKETGVLATPENVSPKAAAADIAQHLTQVSGENLLDVPAAATEELLAHYGISLLPEYGFDTAEEAVEAAARAGGYPVVLKTTDDFLRHRIDLGGVRLGIESDAELISEIAQMHRVLEPYGRFDLTVQKQAPAGQTAVLTGIEDPLIGPVVSFGMAGDATSLLEDWAHRIPPLTERDVYKMVRSPKAAAKLFADGDLPQVRVDLLEDLCARVALMKDNHPEIAYLELNPVLLSQETLTVVGAKIRLGNPRQRTDSARRTMSS